The bacterium genome contains a region encoding:
- a CDS encoding CHAT domain-containing protein, protein MRLLAALACGVAASLAASADSPRPVAAGETLESRLPLVGDRAGEISFVFEAATDGPVAVEVRSTEFDPLLRVEREGDSRARVVAADGGGAGDDARAAFAAAARSRYRIVVRSARFQICAGAFRLSIRSGAFPAPDDAAETAYWSAVEASGRGHADAACRVEARLRLAARLDDQWDRGGWRVARGALALAARELGPDHPAVSEALLVLGLCPFEQIAGTLPGEEPLPQELHAILDDAADADRNVKLLERAYAGFERRGAASDPRAAQILAYVADAYRYNGALTEARPKFERALGALAAALGPDDPWIAEPARNFASLLDALDDAAGARREAQRARRVDELWRGAGSADVGYDLRQEAAAEPDDARAIQLLEAGAAGVVAAYGPRGLDAAIAFRALGDRQFAAGRLADARATFERTASIFGAAGASFALKRAEMIARIAQIDIAEGKPEAARARLAEAVAAEMPASSVRSARGLERAGAAYLDLGDAAAAIAPLERAVRLLEGAFGADHPSTVRPRQLLARALAARGELDRAFALAAGSAAAERRDLAVALAGLPERQALAAAARGWTVQGDVVAYAARLGSPVAATTAFDEVVRSRSVVFDETARRRVAARGEGAEAVAAARRLREVSGRLAALLAGAGADGNPASYRARIDAARRDVEAADLDLAERSARHARMLADRRVGLAEVTRALGPDDALVGFVRHAAPAARGGDEARYAAFVLRGGDAAPRIVPLGDAPKLDRLVGQWRAAVFAAASGGDGAAARRAGASLRAAVWDRPAKELRGARRVFLVPDGPLNFVDFAALPTSGGRYLVEDGPLLHLLSTERDLVHRPGAARGTGLLAVGGPDYDASRAAAPVGDAAAASASEPAGRACGAFLRLGFAPLPHAAEEAREVGALWPDRAEAPLVLTGGAATKEAFVREATGRRALHLATHAFYLGDECAPAAPGTRGLGGIARLPEDRPPRVRGESPAALAGLVLAGANHRGAANADDGLLTAEEIAALDLSSAELAVLSACDTGLGELRGGEGVFGLRRAFLLAGARTVVTSLWPVRDDWTRRFMQAFYRGRFVARLDTDEALRAAHLELLAAARAERRADDPLLWAGFVAVGDWR, encoded by the coding sequence TTGCGGCTGCTGGCTGCTCTCGCTTGCGGCGTCGCCGCGAGCCTCGCCGCGTCGGCCGATTCGCCGCGCCCGGTCGCGGCGGGGGAGACGCTGGAGTCCCGTCTGCCGCTCGTCGGCGACCGCGCCGGGGAAATCTCCTTCGTGTTCGAGGCGGCGACGGACGGGCCGGTCGCGGTCGAAGTGCGCTCGACCGAATTCGATCCGCTGCTGCGCGTCGAGCGGGAAGGGGATTCCCGCGCGCGGGTCGTCGCGGCCGACGGGGGCGGCGCGGGGGACGACGCCCGCGCCGCGTTCGCCGCCGCGGCCCGCTCCCGTTACCGCATCGTCGTTCGTTCCGCGCGCTTCCAAATCTGCGCCGGCGCGTTTCGACTCTCGATCAGGTCCGGCGCGTTCCCCGCTCCCGACGACGCGGCGGAGACCGCGTATTGGTCGGCGGTCGAGGCGTCCGGCCGCGGCCACGCCGACGCGGCCTGCCGCGTCGAGGCGCGGCTCCGCCTCGCGGCGCGCCTCGACGATCAATGGGACCGCGGCGGCTGGCGCGTCGCGCGCGGCGCGCTCGCCCTCGCCGCGCGCGAACTTGGGCCGGACCATCCGGCCGTCTCCGAAGCGCTCCTCGTGCTCGGCCTCTGCCCGTTCGAGCAGATCGCCGGAACGCTCCCCGGCGAGGAGCCGCTGCCGCAGGAACTGCACGCGATCCTCGACGACGCGGCCGACGCCGACCGCAACGTGAAGCTCCTGGAACGGGCGTACGCGGGCTTCGAGCGGCGCGGCGCGGCAAGCGACCCGCGCGCGGCGCAGATCCTCGCCTACGTCGCCGACGCCTATCGCTACAACGGCGCCCTGACCGAGGCCCGCCCGAAGTTCGAGCGGGCGCTCGGCGCGCTCGCGGCGGCGCTCGGCCCCGACGATCCGTGGATCGCCGAGCCGGCGCGCAACTTCGCCTCGCTGCTCGACGCGCTCGACGACGCGGCGGGAGCGCGGCGCGAAGCGCAACGCGCGCGCCGCGTGGACGAACTTTGGCGCGGCGCCGGCTCGGCCGACGTCGGCTACGACCTGCGGCAGGAAGCGGCGGCCGAACCGGACGACGCGCGGGCGATCCAACTGCTCGAGGCCGGCGCGGCGGGGGTGGTCGCGGCCTACGGCCCGCGCGGCCTCGACGCGGCGATCGCCTTCCGCGCCCTCGGCGACCGGCAGTTCGCCGCCGGACGGCTGGCGGACGCGCGGGCGACGTTCGAGCGGACAGCTTCGATCTTCGGCGCGGCCGGCGCGTCGTTCGCGCTCAAGCGGGCCGAGATGATCGCGCGGATCGCGCAGATCGACATCGCGGAAGGGAAGCCCGAGGCGGCGCGCGCGCGGCTCGCCGAGGCGGTCGCGGCCGAGATGCCGGCCTCTTCGGTGCGCTCGGCGCGCGGCCTGGAACGCGCCGGGGCGGCGTACCTCGATCTCGGCGACGCGGCCGCGGCGATCGCGCCGCTGGAACGGGCGGTCCGGCTGCTCGAGGGCGCGTTCGGCGCCGACCATCCCTCGACCGTGCGTCCGCGGCAACTGCTGGCGCGCGCCCTCGCCGCGCGCGGCGAGCTGGACCGCGCCTTCGCCCTCGCCGCGGGCTCCGCGGCGGCGGAGCGCCGGGATCTCGCCGTCGCGCTCGCCGGGCTGCCGGAGCGGCAGGCGCTCGCCGCGGCGGCCCGCGGCTGGACGGTGCAGGGGGACGTCGTGGCCTACGCCGCGCGGCTCGGCTCGCCGGTCGCCGCGACGACGGCGTTCGACGAGGTCGTCCGCTCCCGCAGCGTCGTCTTCGACGAGACGGCCCGGCGGCGGGTCGCGGCCCGCGGCGAAGGGGCGGAGGCCGTCGCGGCCGCGCGCCGGCTGCGCGAGGTTAGCGGCCGGCTCGCCGCGCTGCTCGCCGGGGCCGGCGCGGACGGGAATCCGGCGTCGTACCGGGCGCGGATCGACGCCGCGCGGCGCGACGTCGAGGCCGCCGACCTTGACCTCGCCGAGCGGAGCGCGCGGCACGCCAGGATGCTCGCCGACCGCCGCGTCGGGCTGGCCGAAGTGACGCGGGCGCTCGGCCCGGACGACGCCCTCGTCGGCTTCGTGCGGCACGCGGCGCCGGCGGCCCGCGGGGGAGACGAGGCGCGGTACGCGGCGTTCGTGCTGCGCGGCGGGGACGCCGCGCCGCGGATCGTCCCGCTCGGCGACGCCCCGAAGCTCGACCGGCTCGTCGGACAATGGCGGGCGGCCGTATTCGCCGCGGCGTCCGGCGGCGACGGCGCGGCGGCGCGCCGCGCCGGGGCCTCGCTGCGGGCGGCGGTTTGGGATCGTCCCGCCAAGGAACTCCGCGGCGCGCGCCGCGTCTTCCTCGTCCCGGACGGGCCGCTCAACTTCGTCGACTTCGCGGCGCTGCCGACGTCGGGCGGCCGCTATCTGGTCGAGGACGGTCCGCTGCTCCATCTCCTCTCCACGGAAAGGGATCTCGTCCACCGCCCGGGCGCCGCGCGGGGGACGGGGCTGCTCGCCGTCGGCGGCCCCGACTACGACGCGTCCAGGGCCGCGGCGCCCGTCGGCGACGCGGCGGCGGCGTCCGCGTCCGAGCCGGCGGGGCGTGCGTGCGGCGCGTTCCTGCGGCTCGGCTTCGCGCCGCTCCCCCACGCGGCGGAGGAGGCGCGGGAGGTCGGGGCGCTCTGGCCGGACCGCGCGGAGGCGCCGCTCGTCCTGACCGGCGGCGCGGCGACCAAGGAGGCGTTCGTGCGCGAGGCGACGGGGCGGCGCGCGCTCCACCTCGCGACCCACGCCTTCTACCTCGGCGACGAGTGCGCCCCCGCCGCCCCCGGGACGCGCGGCCTCGGCGGGATCGCGCGGCTGCCCGAGGACCGGCCGCCGCGGGTCCGCGGCGAGAGCCCGGCGGCGCTGGCCGGCCTGGTCCTCGCCGGCGCCAACCACCGCGGCGCGGCGAACGCCGACGACGGCCTGCTGACGGCCGAGGAGATCGCGGCGCTCGACCTCTCGTCGGCGGAGCTGGCCGTCCTCTCGGCCTGCGACACCGGCCTCGGCGAACTGCGCGGCGGCGAAGGGGTCTTCGGCCTGCGGCGGGCCTTCCTGCTGGCCGGGGCGCGCACCGTGGTGACGAGCCTCTGGCCGGTGCGCGACGACTGGACGCGCCGCTTCAT